In Desulfonatronum thiosulfatophilum, a genomic segment contains:
- the thrC gene encoding threonine synthase, translating to MHDAQHIPFPQGPYVTGAVCQVCGRSIAPGEISLSSLTCPCSGDNGILDIRYDYEAARPLFTPASLAAGPRTMWRYRALLPLPDAADVPPLATGFTPLYESPRLAKLLGVARVLVKDDTRQPTASLKDRASALATSQAKVMGLTTLACASTGNAAAALAGMAASMELTCVIFVPASAPQAKVAQLLAFGARVFTVDGSYDDAFELCMAACRVRPWYNRNTATNPFMTEGKKTVAFEIAEQSEWSIPDRVFVGVGDGCIIGGLHKGFADLTSLGMTARLPRLMGVQAAGSDFLYQAWRNNENVLTKPAIQARTVADSISAGLPRDRIKALRAVRETGGAYLRVEDDSILQAIPLLARSTGVFAEPAGAAALAGALTAAQVGALSPDETICLLITGSGLKDVASAIQACTGENLAPVPIPPGSRGLERVLDTLPSE from the coding sequence ATGCACGACGCGCAGCATATTCCCTTCCCTCAAGGCCCCTATGTCACCGGAGCCGTCTGCCAGGTCTGCGGACGGAGCATCGCACCGGGCGAGATCAGTCTCAGCAGCCTGACCTGCCCATGTTCCGGAGACAACGGGATATTGGACATCCGGTATGACTATGAGGCAGCCCGGCCGCTCTTTACCCCGGCCTCCCTTGCTGCCGGACCACGGACGATGTGGCGCTACCGGGCGCTGCTCCCCCTGCCCGATGCGGCTGACGTTCCTCCGCTGGCCACTGGCTTCACACCTTTGTACGAATCACCACGTCTGGCCAAATTGCTCGGAGTAGCCCGGGTACTCGTCAAGGACGATACCCGCCAGCCCACAGCCTCGCTCAAAGACCGGGCCAGCGCCCTGGCCACGTCCCAGGCCAAGGTTATGGGTCTGACCACCTTGGCCTGCGCCAGCACGGGCAACGCCGCCGCGGCTCTCGCCGGCATGGCCGCGTCCATGGAACTGACCTGCGTCATCTTCGTTCCGGCCTCGGCACCCCAGGCCAAGGTGGCCCAGCTGCTGGCCTTTGGAGCCCGGGTCTTCACGGTGGACGGCAGCTACGACGACGCCTTTGAGCTGTGCATGGCCGCCTGCCGCGTTCGTCCCTGGTACAACCGCAACACCGCTACCAATCCATTTATGACCGAAGGCAAAAAGACGGTCGCCTTCGAAATTGCCGAACAGTCCGAATGGAGCATTCCTGACCGCGTCTTTGTGGGCGTGGGCGACGGCTGCATCATTGGCGGGCTGCACAAGGGCTTTGCCGACCTGACGAGCCTCGGCATGACGGCCCGTCTGCCCCGCCTCATGGGCGTGCAGGCCGCGGGCAGCGACTTCCTGTACCAGGCCTGGCGCAACAACGAGAATGTCCTGACCAAGCCGGCCATCCAGGCCCGCACCGTGGCCGATTCCATCTCCGCCGGACTGCCCCGGGATCGCATCAAGGCCCTGCGCGCCGTGCGGGAAACCGGCGGCGCCTATCTGCGCGTGGAGGATGATTCCATCCTCCAGGCCATTCCCCTCCTGGCCCGAAGCACCGGCGTATTCGCTGAACCGGCTGGCGCTGCGGCTTTGGCCGGAGCCCTGACCGCGGCCCAAGTCGGAGCTCTCTCCCCGGACGAAACCATCTGCCTGCTGATCACCGGCTCCGGCCTGAAGGACGTGGCTTCGGCCATCCAGGCCTGCACCGGAGAAAATCTCGCTCCTGTCCCTATTCCCCCAGGCTCACGCGGTCTGGAGCGTGTTCTCGATACTTTGCCCTCGGAATAG
- a CDS encoding ABC transporter ATP-binding protein — MSDYFVEIDNVDLAYNEDDESLAVQGLNLNIRQGEFVAVVGPSGCGKSTLLKLVTGLKPPTRGSVTVDGKHVAGTLSFVGMAFQNPTLLPWRNTLRNIMLPLEIVEPHRGNLRSQKAAYLERARQLLRTVGLGAHEAKHPWELSGGMQQRANLCRALIHDPRLLMLDEPFGALDAFTREELWCVLAELRREKKLTVVLVTHDLREAVFLADTVHVMSSRPGRIVHSRHVDLPRPRALDVCYEPAFVEIVHELRGHIERVRCVDTFGGIDDSVA, encoded by the coding sequence ATGAGCGATTATTTTGTCGAGATCGACAATGTCGATCTCGCGTACAACGAGGATGACGAAAGCCTTGCGGTTCAGGGGTTGAATCTGAACATCAGGCAGGGCGAGTTCGTGGCCGTGGTCGGTCCGTCCGGGTGCGGGAAATCAACTCTGCTCAAGCTGGTCACCGGTCTCAAGCCGCCCACCCGCGGCAGCGTCACGGTGGACGGCAAGCATGTAGCCGGCACCCTTTCCTTCGTGGGCATGGCCTTTCAGAACCCAACGCTTCTGCCCTGGCGCAACACCTTGCGCAATATCATGCTCCCCCTGGAAATCGTCGAGCCGCATCGCGGCAATCTACGCAGCCAGAAGGCAGCGTACCTGGAACGGGCCAGGCAGCTGTTACGGACAGTGGGCCTGGGCGCCCATGAAGCCAAACATCCCTGGGAACTCTCCGGCGGCATGCAGCAGCGAGCCAACCTTTGCCGGGCCTTAATCCACGATCCCAGACTGCTCATGCTCGACGAACCCTTCGGCGCCCTGGACGCCTTTACCCGTGAGGAACTTTGGTGCGTGCTGGCCGAGTTGCGCCGGGAAAAGAAGCTGACCGTCGTCCTGGTAACCCACGATCTGCGGGAAGCCGTTTTTCTGGCGGATACGGTGCACGTCATGAGCAGCCGCCCGGGCCGCATCGTGCACAGCCGCCACGTGGATCTGCCCAGGCCGCGGGCTCTGGACGTCTGTTACGAACCCGCATTTGTGGAGATCGTCCACGAGTTGCGCGGCCACATTGAACGGGTTCGCTGCGTCGACACATTCGGAGGCATTGATGATTCTGTCGCGTAA
- a CDS encoding KH domain-containing protein — MKELIEYIATSLVDHPDSVQVSLVEGEQSSVLELRVAKEDLGKVIGKQGRTAKALRTILTAAAAKADKRIVLEILE; from the coding sequence ATGAAAGAACTCATCGAATATATCGCCACCTCACTGGTTGATCATCCGGACTCCGTTCAGGTTTCCCTGGTTGAAGGCGAACAGTCCTCGGTTCTTGAGTTGCGTGTTGCCAAGGAAGATCTGGGCAAGGTCATCGGCAAGCAAGGACGCACCGCCAAAGCGTTGCGGACGATTTTGACCGCGGCCGCCGCCAAGGCCGACAAACGGATCGTGCTGGAAATACTTGAATAG
- the rimM gene encoding ribosome maturation factor RimM (Essential for efficient processing of 16S rRNA), whose amino-acid sequence MAERSLILVGEVIKPHGLTGEFSVKTHVDSPDFFASVPLLYLRHGADAPARPVKVASWRMHNDRLLMRLEHVSGRDQVDGMRGAQFLVRSEDLPKRSADEIYIEELLGITVHLPSGVFLGRITNVDAGTGQEVWTITTDSAQEVLFPAHQDFILDVDMEGKIIRIDPPPGLLELYLGGQLPS is encoded by the coding sequence ATGGCCGAACGGTCGCTGATCCTCGTTGGTGAAGTGATAAAGCCCCACGGTTTGACAGGGGAGTTCAGTGTCAAGACACATGTGGACTCCCCTGATTTTTTTGCCAGTGTTCCGCTGCTCTATCTGCGTCATGGAGCGGATGCTCCTGCTCGCCCGGTCAAGGTGGCGTCATGGAGAATGCACAACGACCGCCTTTTGATGCGGCTGGAGCATGTTTCTGGGCGAGATCAGGTGGACGGGATGCGGGGAGCACAGTTTTTGGTCCGATCCGAAGACTTGCCGAAGCGTTCGGCTGACGAGATTTATATTGAGGAACTGCTGGGCATCACGGTGCATCTGCCTTCCGGAGTTTTTCTGGGCCGGATTACAAATGTGGACGCCGGCACCGGGCAGGAGGTCTGGACGATAACCACTGATTCCGCTCAGGAAGTCCTCTTTCCGGCCCACCAGGATTTCATCTTGGATGTCGACATGGAAGGGAAAATTATCCGAATCGATCCTCCGCCGGGGTTGCTGGAACTCTACCTGGGTGGACAGTTGCCCAGCTGA
- a CDS encoding ABC transporter substrate-binding protein has protein sequence MLKSQSLSFSRSIVFLAVLLAMVLVMSTAASAKTPVRFTLDWRFEGPIAPYLLAEAKGYFADEGLNVTIDSGSGSAGAVNRVATGAYDVGFADINAMIEFNVNNPDQALKAVFMVYDHPPFAIFAKKESGIATPTDLAGKTLGAPVFDSPRKTFSAFTAATGLDEASVTWMSMDPPLREPMLLRGQVDAISGFYFTSLLNLDNLGIPADDLVVFRYADYGVQLYGNAIVVSPQMLAQPEVVKGFLRAVTKGWADTLQDPAAAIAYVRQRDGLIDVDLELRRLNLAIETSVATESAKANGIGAVDEERLAKAIDEVVHAFNLPSTPAPEAIFDSSFLPEKEARMIF, from the coding sequence ATGCTCAAGTCTCAATCTTTATCGTTCAGCCGCTCCATTGTTTTTCTGGCAGTGCTTCTGGCCATGGTTTTGGTCATGTCCACCGCGGCTTCCGCCAAAACACCCGTTCGTTTTACGTTGGACTGGAGATTCGAGGGACCGATTGCGCCGTACCTCCTGGCGGAAGCCAAAGGCTACTTCGCCGATGAAGGTCTGAACGTGACCATCGATTCCGGCAGCGGCTCCGCGGGAGCCGTAAACCGCGTTGCTACCGGCGCCTATGATGTCGGGTTCGCCGACATCAACGCCATGATCGAGTTCAACGTGAACAATCCGGACCAGGCCCTCAAAGCCGTGTTCATGGTCTACGACCATCCGCCCTTCGCCATCTTTGCCAAGAAGGAAAGCGGAATTGCGACTCCTACCGACTTGGCCGGCAAAACACTTGGCGCCCCGGTTTTCGATTCCCCGCGCAAGACGTTCTCCGCCTTCACCGCAGCCACGGGTCTTGACGAAGCCTCGGTCACCTGGATGTCCATGGATCCTCCCCTGCGTGAACCCATGCTGCTCAGAGGGCAGGTGGACGCCATCTCCGGATTCTACTTCACCAGCCTGCTCAACCTGGACAATCTCGGCATTCCCGCGGACGATCTCGTCGTATTTCGTTATGCCGACTACGGCGTTCAGCTTTATGGCAACGCCATAGTCGTCTCCCCGCAAATGCTGGCGCAGCCCGAAGTGGTCAAGGGTTTTCTGCGTGCCGTTACCAAGGGCTGGGCGGACACATTGCAAGATCCGGCCGCGGCCATCGCCTACGTCCGGCAGCGTGACGGGCTGATTGACGTCGACCTGGAACTGCGGCGTCTGAACCTGGCCATCGAGACCAGCGTGGCCACGGAAAGCGCCAAGGCCAACGGCATCGGCGCAGTGGACGAAGAACGCCTGGCCAAGGCCATCGACGAAGTGGTTCATGCCTTCAATCTGCCCAGCACGCCTGCGCCGGAAGCGATTTTCGACAGCTCTTTCCTGCCTGAGAAAGAAGCACGGATGATCTTCTAA
- the rpsP gene encoding 30S ribosomal protein S16 has protein sequence MAMKIRLTRMGSKKKPFYRLVAVNSETRRDGRALDFLGYYNPMKEPNEIKIDTDKVRDWMAKGAKPSDTVRSLLRKAGYNETQA, from the coding sequence ATGGCAATGAAAATCAGATTGACCCGGATGGGCTCCAAAAAGAAACCTTTCTACCGCCTGGTGGCCGTGAACAGCGAAACCCGCCGTGACGGTCGCGCTTTGGATTTTCTTGGATACTACAACCCCATGAAAGAGCCCAACGAAATCAAGATCGATACCGACAAGGTACGGGACTGGATGGCCAAGGGCGCCAAGCCTTCCGACACGGTACGTTCGCTGTTGAGAAAGGCCGGCTACAACGAGACGCAGGCCTAG
- the trmD gene encoding tRNA (guanosine(37)-N1)-methyltransferase TrmD yields the protein MQFNIVTLFPEFFSSALQCGLLGKALDQEMVRVRLINPRDYATDRHRSVDDRPYGGGPGMVMTLPPLTAALRSLEPAGRMLMLCPKGRSLDHDLASSLAQEQTITLICGRYEGIDARLEQLFPVEKVSVGNVVLNGGETPALHVLEAVSRLLPGFMGHGESFEEESFVQGVLEYPHYSRPEVFEGQEVPEILLSGDHARIAAWRREMALLTTLEHRPDLLAGATLAPKDAKLLRSMNNQRRRIAKNCYIALVHAPVLNKFGQCGTVSLTNLDIHDIARVSRTYGMGGYYICTPLQDQQRLGTRLLGHWLSGPGQSANPDRGSALSLVRIVDNLEQAVEDIARQCGKSPTLVATSAQGLGELTFPQVRRLLDDEPVLLVLGTGYGLAPEVLNMCSGALRPIRYFSDYNHLSVRAAAAIIVDRVLGDDG from the coding sequence ATGCAATTCAACATTGTCACTCTTTTTCCGGAGTTTTTTTCTTCGGCGCTACAGTGCGGCTTGCTCGGCAAAGCCCTGGATCAGGAGATGGTCCGGGTTCGGCTGATCAACCCCAGGGACTACGCCACGGATCGCCATCGCAGCGTGGACGACCGGCCATACGGCGGAGGACCGGGAATGGTCATGACCTTGCCGCCTTTGACCGCCGCCTTGCGCTCCCTCGAGCCGGCCGGACGGATGCTCATGCTCTGCCCGAAGGGCCGCTCCCTGGATCACGATCTGGCGTCTTCCCTGGCCCAAGAACAGACAATTACTCTGATCTGCGGCCGGTATGAAGGGATCGACGCCCGGTTGGAGCAGTTGTTTCCAGTGGAAAAGGTCAGCGTGGGCAATGTGGTGCTCAACGGAGGCGAAACCCCGGCCCTGCATGTGCTGGAGGCGGTATCTCGACTGCTGCCCGGATTCATGGGGCATGGTGAGTCCTTTGAAGAGGAAAGTTTCGTCCAGGGCGTACTGGAATATCCCCATTATTCACGGCCCGAAGTTTTCGAGGGCCAGGAAGTGCCGGAGATTCTGCTGTCCGGGGATCATGCCCGGATAGCGGCCTGGCGGCGGGAAATGGCTTTGCTGACCACGTTGGAGCATCGGCCGGACTTGCTGGCGGGTGCAACGCTTGCTCCTAAAGACGCTAAACTCCTGCGCTCCATGAACAACCAGCGGCGTCGCATCGCCAAAAATTGCTACATCGCCCTGGTCCACGCCCCGGTATTGAACAAGTTTGGTCAATGCGGGACGGTTTCTTTGACAAACCTGGACATCCACGATATTGCACGCGTTTCTCGCACATACGGGATGGGCGGCTATTATATTTGCACGCCGCTGCAGGACCAGCAACGTCTCGGAACACGCCTTCTGGGGCATTGGTTGAGCGGGCCCGGTCAATCCGCCAATCCGGATCGCGGATCCGCGCTCAGTCTTGTGCGCATCGTGGACAATCTTGAGCAGGCTGTCGAGGATATTGCCCGTCAATGCGGGAAATCCCCGACCCTGGTGGCGACATCAGCGCAGGGGTTGGGCGAACTGACCTTTCCGCAAGTACGACGACTTTTGGACGATGAGCCGGTTCTTCTTGTTCTGGGAACCGGATACGGACTGGCCCCGGAAGTCCTGAATATGTGTTCCGGAGCATTGCGCCCGATCCGTTATTTTAGTGACTACAACCATCTTTCCGTGCGCGCTGCCGCGGCCATCATCGTGGACAGGGTGCTGGGAGATGATGGATAA
- a CDS encoding ABC transporter permease: MILSRKNLERYSPLIVTIIMFAAWEAVARLARIPSYILPPPSEAMMAGYEFAGPITTHALQTLYTTLAGFALAVIFGMLVGVIIGSSKLLYRAFYPILIGFNSVPKVALVPLLVIWFGIGTTPAIITAFLISFFPVVVNVATGLATIEPELEDVLRVLGASKATILLKVGIPNSLPYFFASLKIAITLAFVGSVISETVASNAGIGYLMMSASSRFNVPLVFAGLIVIAAMGIGMYALFAALENRTTSWAFRR, encoded by the coding sequence ATGATTCTGTCGCGTAAGAACCTGGAACGGTATTCGCCGCTCATCGTCACCATTATCATGTTCGCGGCCTGGGAGGCAGTGGCGCGTTTAGCCCGCATTCCCAGCTACATCCTGCCGCCGCCCAGCGAAGCCATGATGGCCGGTTACGAGTTCGCCGGCCCCATCACCACCCATGCCCTGCAGACGCTCTATACCACCCTGGCCGGCTTCGCCCTGGCCGTGATCTTCGGCATGCTCGTGGGGGTGATCATCGGCTCATCCAAACTCCTGTACCGGGCTTTCTATCCGATCCTGATCGGCTTCAACTCCGTGCCCAAGGTGGCCCTGGTGCCCCTACTGGTGATCTGGTTCGGCATCGGTACGACGCCTGCCATCATCACCGCATTTCTGATCTCCTTCTTTCCGGTGGTGGTCAATGTGGCCACGGGTCTGGCGACCATCGAGCCGGAGCTTGAGGACGTCCTTCGGGTCCTGGGCGCTTCCAAGGCGACGATTCTGCTGAAGGTCGGCATTCCCAATTCTCTGCCCTATTTCTTCGCCTCCCTGAAAATCGCCATAACTTTGGCCTTTGTGGGTTCGGTCATCTCCGAGACCGTGGCCTCCAACGCCGGCATCGGCTACCTGATGATGTCCGCCAGCTCCCGGTTCAACGTCCCTCTGGTTTTTGCTGGGCTGATCGTCATCGCGGCCATGGGCATCGGCATGTACGCCCTCTTCGCCGCCCTGGAAAACCGAACCACATCCTGGGCCTTCCGCCGCTGA
- the ffh gene encoding signal recognition particle protein: protein MFDSLADRLQSVFKKIRGHGRLDEKSVQEGLREVRLALLEADVNFKVVKDFVDRVRDRAMGQDVLGSLTPGQQVVKIVHDEMVELLGGEHLGLQLQGKTPAIIMLVGLQGSGKTTTAAKLALHLRRMKRSPYLVPADVYRPAAIDQLHTLAGQLGVPAFASTPEMKPVDICMQAREEAVRKGLDVLLVDTAGRLHIDELLMEELVAIKAAAGPQEILFVADAMTGQDAVNVAVKFDELLDLTGIVLTKMEGDARGGAALSIKSVTGKPIKFVGMGEKVSDLEVFHPDRVASRILGMGDILSLIEKAQGSIDQAEAEELQKKMQKAEFNLDDFRTQMRRLRKLGSLEGMLKLIPGMGDLRKQMGEMKMPEKEMSRMEAIINSMTPAERKSPKLMNASRKMRVAKGSGVKVQDVNVLLRNFEQMQKMMKKVMTAGPGALKAPTSPGLPPVMPRKKKERRKKKRR, encoded by the coding sequence ATGTTCGACAGCTTAGCGGATCGACTTCAGTCCGTTTTCAAAAAAATCCGCGGCCACGGCCGTTTGGATGAGAAGAGCGTTCAGGAAGGTCTGCGCGAAGTACGCCTTGCCCTGCTGGAAGCGGACGTTAATTTCAAGGTGGTCAAGGATTTTGTGGACCGGGTCCGGGATCGGGCCATGGGCCAGGACGTCCTGGGAAGCCTGACCCCCGGGCAGCAGGTGGTCAAGATCGTTCACGACGAAATGGTCGAACTGCTGGGCGGCGAACATCTCGGTCTGCAGCTGCAGGGCAAAACCCCGGCGATCATCATGCTGGTAGGCTTGCAGGGCTCGGGAAAAACGACCACCGCGGCCAAGTTGGCTCTGCATCTGCGGCGCATGAAGCGCAGCCCCTACCTTGTCCCCGCCGACGTCTATCGTCCCGCGGCCATCGATCAGTTGCACACGTTGGCCGGACAGCTGGGCGTTCCGGCTTTCGCCTCCACTCCCGAGATGAAGCCCGTGGACATCTGCATGCAAGCCCGGGAAGAGGCGGTCCGCAAGGGACTGGACGTGCTTCTCGTCGATACCGCCGGGCGGCTGCACATTGACGAACTCCTGATGGAGGAGCTGGTCGCCATCAAGGCGGCTGCCGGACCGCAGGAAATCCTCTTCGTGGCCGATGCCATGACCGGGCAGGATGCGGTCAACGTGGCGGTCAAGTTCGACGAACTCCTGGATCTTACCGGTATTGTTCTGACCAAGATGGAAGGCGACGCCCGGGGCGGCGCGGCCCTGTCCATCAAGTCCGTTACCGGAAAGCCCATCAAGTTTGTCGGCATGGGCGAGAAAGTGAGTGATCTGGAAGTCTTTCATCCGGACCGCGTGGCTTCGCGAATCCTCGGCATGGGCGACATTCTCTCGCTGATCGAAAAGGCCCAGGGTTCCATCGATCAGGCCGAGGCCGAGGAACTGCAGAAGAAGATGCAGAAGGCCGAATTCAACCTGGACGATTTTCGCACCCAGATGCGACGGCTGCGCAAGCTCGGTTCCCTGGAGGGCATGCTCAAGCTCATTCCCGGAATGGGCGACTTGCGCAAGCAGATGGGAGAAATGAAGATGCCGGAGAAGGAGATGAGCCGCATGGAAGCGATCATCAATTCCATGACTCCGGCGGAACGCAAATCGCCCAAACTGATGAATGCCAGCCGCAAGATGCGGGTGGCCAAGGGCAGCGGAGTGAAAGTGCAGGACGTGAATGTTCTGCTCAGAAATTTTGAGCAAATGCAGAAAATGATGAAGAAAGTGATGACCGCCGGTCCCGGCGCCTTGAAGGCGCCGACCAGCCCCGGCCTGCCGCCGGTCATGCCCAGGAAGAAAAAGGAACGGCGGAAAAAGAAACGCCGTTAA